In bacterium, the following proteins share a genomic window:
- the bamA gene encoding outer membrane protein assembly factor BamA, with product MLYKTSKSFFITFLAVIILLAIGTEALCAEVIGEVNVVGTNNTSEALIKTTSGLMEGGTFGSSVFEDAVRKIYRLGFFDDVSIRGSQSGNIVDLEIEVVEFPIVSKILFEDNKAIKEKDLLKKADLTLNDFLSPKKTFHAVKNLKEAYIEEGYPNVEIETSAIETAKGRVNITFIIDEGHEVRIGNIAFHGNEVFSDSKLRRKIETKQKSFFRGGKFSETKYQEDLEKIEDIYHNNGYITANILADSVTTDTTDSRLNLDIWLEEGRCYYFGDIAISGNTIYNEDDIDAVLRFEKGDVFSGEKLDESLAEVYFLYQEKGHIYADVQDTRKLTADTVELSIALNEGIEAHVRKIEIAGNTRTFDRVIRREMSIYPDEVFQRSKMMRSVRNIYYLNYFNDVLPDFEILPNGDVDLIMQVEEKPIGRFQIGGTYNSRDKIVGNISIGWPNMLGRGWETEFTWEFGANRKNISLSFTEPWFMGVPTTVGFDIYNTELVWSNYYTELRTGGALRLGRRLSWPDDYFTLYWRYKLEQFKYYEFSSSYSPTSQYDLREVEWPQVESASRMVIQRDSRDSKMFAARGSRNSYTVEVAGGFLGGNVSFLKQDFSTGWYFPLHKYLTVVGKAKIGYLSNVFNDDPNDVPYSERYFFGSYGYEGQIRGYTDRGISPIDTSEAEYDSSATPDISGRLPLTSPEQTFRLGGRVITQLTMELRVPISRDQFYIALFGDMGNSWRGLDDVDFSQLKRGAGAGVRLVIPMLGVMGIDVGYGFDKDDLRNEISGWQWHFQIGPE from the coding sequence TTGCTCTATAAAACAAGCAAATCTTTTTTCATTACCTTCTTAGCGGTAATTATCCTTTTAGCGATAGGCACCGAAGCACTTTGTGCTGAGGTTATCGGTGAGGTAAATGTCGTCGGAACTAATAACACCTCGGAAGCCCTCATTAAAACAACCTCGGGACTCATGGAGGGCGGAACCTTCGGTTCTTCCGTTTTCGAGGATGCTGTCCGCAAAATATATAGACTCGGCTTCTTCGATGATGTCTCTATTCGTGGTTCGCAAAGCGGGAATATTGTCGATCTGGAGATCGAGGTAGTTGAGTTTCCAATAGTATCTAAAATCCTTTTCGAGGACAATAAAGCAATTAAAGAAAAAGACCTCCTGAAAAAGGCAGACCTTACTCTTAATGATTTCCTCTCTCCTAAAAAAACCTTCCATGCTGTAAAAAACCTCAAGGAAGCCTATATCGAAGAAGGTTATCCCAATGTCGAGATCGAAACATCTGCAATCGAAACAGCAAAAGGCCGAGTTAATATAACCTTCATTATCGATGAAGGCCATGAGGTTCGTATAGGAAACATCGCTTTTCATGGAAACGAGGTTTTCTCCGACTCGAAACTTCGCCGTAAGATTGAAACAAAACAAAAATCCTTTTTTCGAGGTGGGAAATTCTCTGAGACCAAATATCAAGAGGACCTTGAAAAAATCGAGGATATCTATCACAACAACGGTTACATAACCGCGAATATTCTCGCAGATTCTGTTACTACGGACACCACCGATTCGCGCTTAAATCTGGATATCTGGCTCGAAGAGGGCCGTTGTTATTATTTTGGTGATATAGCAATCTCCGGCAATACTATTTACAACGAAGACGATATCGATGCTGTGTTAAGATTCGAAAAGGGCGATGTCTTCAGCGGTGAAAAACTCGATGAATCCCTGGCGGAAGTTTATTTTCTTTACCAAGAAAAAGGCCACATTTACGCCGATGTTCAAGACACTAGAAAACTCACAGCTGACACAGTCGAGCTGAGCATTGCCTTAAATGAAGGTATCGAGGCGCATGTCCGCAAAATAGAGATCGCCGGAAATACACGCACTTTCGATAGAGTTATTCGAAGGGAGATGTCAATATATCCCGACGAGGTTTTCCAAAGAAGCAAAATGATGCGCTCGGTGCGCAATATCTATTATCTTAACTACTTTAACGATGTCCTCCCCGATTTTGAGATTCTTCCCAACGGCGATGTCGACCTCATTATGCAAGTCGAGGAAAAGCCCATCGGACGATTCCAGATTGGTGGAACATATAACTCTCGAGACAAAATCGTTGGTAATATATCCATCGGTTGGCCAAACATGTTAGGAAGAGGCTGGGAGACCGAATTTACATGGGAATTCGGCGCCAATCGTAAAAACATCTCTTTAAGTTTTACTGAACCCTGGTTTATGGGCGTTCCGACTACGGTTGGTTTTGATATCTATAACACCGAGCTGGTTTGGTCAAATTATTACACAGAGCTTCGCACCGGCGGCGCGTTACGCCTAGGTCGCAGACTAAGTTGGCCAGATGATTATTTCACCCTTTATTGGAGATACAAACTAGAGCAATTTAAATACTACGAATTCTCCTCGAGTTATAGTCCTACTTCCCAATATGATCTCAGAGAGGTCGAATGGCCGCAAGTGGAATCCGCTTCGAGAATGGTTATTCAACGGGACTCGCGCGATTCCAAAATGTTTGCTGCAAGAGGAAGCAGAAATAGCTATACTGTAGAGGTTGCCGGAGGCTTCCTTGGCGGCAATGTCTCCTTTCTAAAACAGGATTTCTCCACTGGCTGGTATTTTCCGCTTCACAAGTATTTAACAGTTGTAGGAAAGGCCAAAATTGGATACCTCTCCAATGTCTTTAATGACGATCCTAATGATGTTCCTTATTCCGAGAGATATTTTTTCGGAAGTTATGGGTATGAGGGTCAAATACGCGGTTATACCGACAGGGGCATATCTCCTATTGACACCTCTGAAGCCGAATACGACTCCTCAGCTACACCAGACATATCAGGGAGACTGCCACTCACCTCACCGGAACAAACTTTCCGATTGGGCGGAAGAGTTATAACCCAACTCACTATGGAGCTTAGAGTTCCCATTTCGCGCGACCAATTCTATATTGCGTTATTTGGCGACATGGGCAATTCATGGCGCGGCCTAGATGATGTTGATTTCTCACAATTGAAGAGAGGTGCCGGCGCGGGCGTAAGATTGGTCATTCCCATGCTTGGAGTCATGGGCATCGATGTCGGTTACGGCTTCGATAAAGACGATTTGAGAAACGAAATTTCTGGTTGGCAATGGCATTTCCAGATCGGTCCTGAATAG
- a CDS encoding integrase core domain-containing protein, which translates to AKKFLEQVVDECAYTAELYYTDNGREYKGNPNHHEFMLTCKEHKIEQGFTRVRTPRTNGKAERVIRTIMEQWHYKIRFNSSAHRINELKRYLNYYNSVKPHKGIGGFTPMEKLIEYFYPDKL; encoded by the coding sequence CGGCAAAAAAGTTTCTCGAACAGGTCGTGGACGAGTGTGCTTATACCGCAGAACTGTATTACACCGACAATGGCAGAGAATACAAAGGAAACCCAAATCATCACGAGTTTATGTTGACATGCAAAGAACATAAGATAGAACAAGGGTTTACGCGGGTAAGAACGCCCAGGACAAACGGAAAAGCCGAAAGAGTTATACGAACAATTATGGAGCAATGGCATTATAAAATCAGATTCAACTCATCCGCACACAGAATCAATGAACTCAAGCGTTATCTCAACTATTATAACTCGGTCAAACCACATAAAGGTATCGGGGGGTTTACTCCAATGGAAAAACTAATCGAGTATTTTTATCCCGATAAACTGTAA
- a CDS encoding ATP-binding cassette domain-containing protein: MGDKSIHLIGVTKIFDPPKGEPVVAVNGLDLTIPEGEIFGLLGPNGAGKTTTLRMISTLLQPTRGKILIDGHDTVTESDKVRRKLGFLSGNTGLYKRLKACEMVEFFGRLYGMNEVFLKNRVDELFGILDMKQYAETMCDSLSSGTKQKVNIARTMVHDPPILVFDEPTVGLDVMVARSLTDFILSLKKNRKTVIFSTHIMREAERLCDRIGIIHQGSLLSVGTLEELLDQTNTSNLEDAFFELTGTEELIF; encoded by the coding sequence ATGGGAGATAAATCTATACATCTTATCGGGGTCACGAAAATTTTCGATCCCCCAAAGGGTGAACCCGTTGTTGCTGTCAACGGTTTGGACCTAACTATTCCTGAAGGCGAGATTTTTGGGCTTCTCGGTCCGAATGGCGCGGGAAAAACTACAACCCTGCGAATGATTTCGACCTTGCTTCAGCCCACTCGCGGCAAGATATTGATTGATGGCCACGATACAGTTACCGAATCCGACAAAGTTCGTAGAAAACTAGGTTTCCTTTCCGGCAACACGGGCTTATACAAACGCCTCAAGGCCTGCGAAATGGTCGAGTTCTTTGGGCGTCTTTACGGTATGAATGAGGTTTTTCTTAAAAACCGAGTAGATGAACTTTTCGGCATCCTTGACATGAAACAGTATGCCGAGACTATGTGCGATTCTCTTTCCTCGGGCACGAAACAAAAAGTGAATATCGCCCGAACCATGGTTCATGATCCACCGATTCTAGTTTTCGATGAACCTACGGTCGGCCTCGATGTTATGGTTGCTCGATCACTTACGGATTTTATCCTCAGCCTTAAAAAAAACCGCAAGACGGTTATTTTCAGCACACATATTATGCGAGAGGCTGAGCGCCTTTGTGATCGGATTGGCATAATCCATCAAGGAAGCTTACTTTCGGTCGGAACCTTGGAGGAACTCCTCGATCAAACCAACACTTCCAACCTCGAAGATGCCTTTTTCGAGCTAACAGGCACCGAGGAGTTAATATTTTGA
- the rplU gene encoding 50S ribosomal protein L21 — MYAIVNIKGEQVKVEAGKSVIVPLMADRTSGDEIVLDHVILLSGDDEPVIGQPNIEGATIKAKVIEHFRDDKIIVFKKKRRTGYHKKQGHRQDYTRLMIEEIATA; from the coding sequence ATGTATGCAATAGTTAACATTAAAGGCGAACAGGTCAAGGTGGAAGCCGGCAAATCCGTTATAGTTCCGCTTATGGCCGATAGAACTTCCGGTGACGAAATTGTCCTCGACCATGTTATTCTGCTCTCCGGCGATGATGAACCAGTCATAGGACAACCCAACATCGAGGGCGCAACTATCAAAGCCAAAGTAATCGAGCACTTCCGCGATGACAAAATCATCGTTTTCAAGAAGAAACGCCGCACCGGTTACCATAAAAAACAGGGACACAGACAAGATTACACCCGTTTGATGATCGAAGAGATAGCTACGGCCTGA
- the rlmN gene encoding 23S rRNA (adenine(2503)-C(2))-methyltransferase RlmN, with the protein MEKVYPINITIPERIDLLGLARPQLEDLFASLGEKPFRAKQLLKWIYRHRFRDFEPMTDMPIPLRARLAENFSIGRLKIAEKITSSDGATKLLFTLNDNTLIEAVHIPAEERNTACLSTQVGCKMTCRFCATGKLGFKRNLTSGEIVGQFLSLEEELGIKLSNVVLMGMGEPLQNLDEVIKALDIFSDDNAIALGHRRVTLSTVGIPDKIDELLQSGMKPKLAISLNAPDDKLRSHLMPKASKISPIRDILLAASQYANMTARWFTVEYVLLKDVNDSLSHADRLAELLFDLPCKINLIRYNEVPGLGFSTPTNTSVEKFLSYLCSAGLTATLRQSKGQKISAACGQLAATKSNI; encoded by the coding sequence ATGGAGAAAGTATATCCAATCAACATAACTATTCCTGAAAGAATTGACCTCCTTGGTTTGGCCCGCCCACAACTTGAGGACCTTTTCGCCTCTCTAGGCGAAAAGCCTTTCCGCGCCAAGCAATTGCTTAAATGGATATATCGGCACCGTTTTCGCGATTTCGAGCCTATGACAGATATGCCAATCCCTTTGAGAGCAAGGCTTGCCGAGAACTTTTCTATTGGAAGGCTGAAAATTGCCGAGAAGATAACTTCCAGCGATGGTGCCACGAAACTCCTTTTCACATTGAATGATAACACCTTAATTGAGGCAGTCCATATCCCTGCCGAGGAGCGTAATACAGCCTGTCTTTCCACACAAGTCGGGTGTAAAATGACTTGTCGTTTTTGTGCCACCGGCAAGCTTGGTTTTAAACGCAACCTTACATCAGGAGAAATTGTCGGGCAGTTTTTGAGCTTGGAAGAAGAACTTGGTATTAAACTATCTAATGTTGTCCTTATGGGCATGGGCGAACCGCTTCAAAACCTCGATGAGGTTATTAAAGCTTTAGATATTTTTTCCGACGACAATGCAATTGCTCTTGGGCACCGTAGAGTGACTCTTTCCACAGTGGGTATTCCTGATAAGATCGATGAATTACTGCAATCCGGGATGAAACCCAAACTCGCCATTTCTCTGAATGCCCCCGACGATAAACTACGCTCACACTTGATGCCCAAGGCCTCTAAAATTTCACCGATAAGGGATATTCTTCTTGCTGCGTCGCAATATGCCAACATGACCGCGCGTTGGTTCACAGTCGAGTATGTCCTTTTAAAAGACGTTAATGACAGCCTTAGCCACGCGGATAGATTAGCCGAATTACTTTTTGACCTGCCCTGCAAAATCAACTTGATTCGTTACAACGAAGTTCCGGGTCTCGGTTTTTCTACTCCAACCAATACCTCTGTGGAAAAATTTCTTTCTTATCTCTGTTCCGCTGGTCTCACTGCGACTTTACGACAGAGTAAAGGCCAGAAGATTTCGGCGGCATGCGGTCAACTTGCGGCAACAAAATCGAATATATAA
- a CDS encoding CPBP family intramembrane metalloprotease encodes MRAKVIGIIFKKQLVEILRDRRAIFVIFILPLLLYPIMIVGFAQMSIFLVGKMEKELFPVIIENRESSPELMALFEEDTQLTIVTSDNPDSQLANGDILAKVTISDGFSGKINSGERDTLQIFFNGAEERSEFALSHILEILDSYEKHIVTKRVTSAGLDSFVTDPIVTIRENIATKEKMGGMVFGRVLAMILVLMVISGAYYSSIDMVAGEKERGTLETLLVSPAGRMEIVIGKYLTVLIMAFVNALLNLVSMGLTMSVGIDAMGGELSNFLSLSLAPGTLALILIQLIPLAALFSAAFLAISSSAKSYKEAQGYLTPLLIAAELPAMAALLPGLELNTGLAFVPVLNVSLLIKQLMVGSVGIINFAIVWISTAIFAILALKWASSIISNEEALLSESGGSPLSRAFASNKSLKTKKNHAGASDAFFLFAVAVALLWWVGTPVQMRDIVAGLLITEVLLVSAPAYLLARRLNLNIKETFRIKNPNLPRIFLTIPLGIAGFVLITQFQVLSNMISPISPDYLQQFEGMLNDIASLGIVGGLAVLAVIPAICEEILFRGYILDGLTRKWGPILGIVIAGVLFGAFHLDPFRLIPASLLGIVYGIMVFRRGSIFYGMGAHVINNSCAFLASIYGESICERYFSGEQLAPIWLIIIAIAIFTLCFALIIKKDKGLHPHGESISNQHNYS; translated from the coding sequence TTGAGAGCAAAGGTTATCGGCATAATATTCAAGAAACAGCTTGTCGAGATTCTTCGCGACCGAAGGGCTATCTTCGTTATTTTCATACTGCCATTACTTCTTTACCCAATCATGATAGTGGGCTTCGCGCAAATGTCCATCTTCTTAGTGGGCAAAATGGAGAAAGAGCTTTTTCCTGTAATTATTGAAAACAGGGAATCCTCTCCGGAACTTATGGCTTTATTCGAAGAAGATACGCAGCTCACAATTGTTACATCCGATAATCCCGATTCGCAACTTGCCAACGGCGATATACTCGCTAAAGTCACCATCTCGGATGGCTTTAGTGGAAAAATAAACTCAGGCGAAAGGGATACACTCCAAATCTTTTTCAATGGTGCCGAGGAGCGAAGTGAATTCGCCCTTTCTCATATTTTGGAAATACTCGACAGCTATGAAAAACATATCGTTACAAAGAGGGTTACTTCAGCGGGACTCGATAGCTTCGTTACCGATCCTATCGTAACCATCCGTGAAAATATTGCTACAAAAGAAAAAATGGGAGGAATGGTCTTCGGGCGCGTGCTCGCCATGATACTGGTTCTCATGGTTATATCCGGGGCATATTATTCAAGTATCGATATGGTGGCCGGAGAAAAAGAGCGTGGCACCCTTGAAACCCTTCTGGTTTCACCGGCAGGAAGAATGGAAATCGTCATCGGGAAATATTTAACCGTGCTTATAATGGCCTTTGTCAATGCCCTTCTTAATCTCGTTTCCATGGGTCTGACTATGAGCGTTGGCATTGATGCTATGGGTGGCGAACTCTCAAATTTTCTCTCCCTTTCGCTTGCTCCAGGAACGCTTGCGCTTATTTTAATACAACTAATTCCTCTTGCAGCGCTTTTTTCCGCCGCTTTCCTAGCTATATCGTCTTCAGCTAAAAGCTACAAAGAGGCTCAAGGCTACCTCACTCCGTTGCTGATCGCTGCAGAACTTCCTGCGATGGCTGCGCTTCTTCCCGGTCTCGAACTCAATACCGGGCTGGCCTTTGTCCCAGTGTTAAACGTTTCGCTTCTAATTAAACAGCTTATGGTCGGTTCAGTTGGCATAATCAACTTCGCCATAGTTTGGATTTCGACTGCGATCTTTGCAATTCTAGCCCTAAAATGGGCATCGTCGATAATCTCAAATGAGGAGGCCTTGCTTTCTGAATCCGGTGGTTCACCATTATCGAGGGCTTTTGCCAGTAATAAATCTCTTAAAACAAAAAAAAACCATGCTGGAGCAAGCGACGCCTTTTTCCTATTTGCTGTTGCAGTGGCTTTGCTATGGTGGGTCGGCACACCAGTTCAAATGAGGGATATTGTCGCAGGACTTTTAATAACTGAAGTCTTATTGGTGAGTGCACCGGCTTATCTTCTTGCAAGAAGGCTCAATCTTAACATTAAAGAAACATTCCGCATTAAAAACCCCAATTTACCGAGGATATTTCTTACTATACCACTCGGTATCGCCGGTTTCGTATTGATAACACAATTTCAAGTGTTATCAAATATGATCTCGCCCATCTCTCCGGATTATCTCCAACAATTCGAGGGCATGCTCAACGACATAGCCTCCCTTGGCATTGTGGGTGGATTAGCGGTTTTGGCCGTTATTCCTGCGATATGCGAGGAAATCCTTTTTAGGGGTTACATTCTCGATGGTCTCACAAGAAAATGGGGACCGATTTTGGGTATAGTCATTGCTGGCGTGCTATTTGGAGCATTCCATCTCGATCCATTCAGGCTGATACCTGCTTCTCTTCTCGGTATTGTTTATGGTATAATGGTCTTCCGTCGCGGTTCGATCTTCTATGGCATGGGAGCTCATGTAATCAATAATTCGTGCGCTTTTTTAGCTAGTATCTATGGTGAATCTATTTGCGAAAGATATTTCTCCGGCGAACAACTCGCTCCTATCTGGTTGATTATTATTGCTATAGCCATTTTTACGCTGTGTTTTGCGCTTATTATTAAAAAGGACAAAGGACTTCATCCACATGGAGAAAGTATATCCAATCAACATAACTATTCCTGA